In the Gossypium raimondii isolate GPD5lz chromosome 9, ASM2569854v1, whole genome shotgun sequence genome, one interval contains:
- the LOC105798517 gene encoding uncharacterized protein LOC105798517, translating to MEHGSFTDNSAATFSLTDEDHTIANTVRFTLNQDPRVTFCGYSIPHPSEARVNIRVQTTGDPAREVLKDACQNLMLMCRHVRCTFDKAVEDFKASNAVKAMKIDSQDSSGDDSEESE from the exons ATGGAACACGGGTCTTTCACTGATAATAGTGCTGCCACTTTTTCTTTAACTGATGAGGATCATACCATAGCTAACACTGTTAGATTCACTTTGAATCAAGA CCCAAGGGTTACATTCTGTGGCTATAGTATTCCTCATCCTTCAGAAGCTCGAGTTAATATTAGAGTTCAAACCACTG GTGATCCAGCAAGAGAGGTATTGAAAGATGCATGTCAAAATTTGATGTTGATGTGTAGGCATGTGAGGTGCACTTTTGACAAGGCTGTTGAAGATTTTAAAGCAAGCAATGCTGTGAAGGCTATGAAAATTGATTCACAAGACAGTAGTGGTGATGATTCAGAAGAGAGTGAATG